From the Billgrantia sulfidoxydans genome, one window contains:
- a CDS encoding ISL3 family transposase encodes MDGTQILTLGLGLEAPWILKDQHLDTAVSPHRLDLYVEAERGSLYPCPDCGKACPAHDFADKTWRHLNFFQHHCYLHARVPRTKCPVHGVKRIEVPWARPGSDFTLLFEQAAMSLVKEMPVLAVSRQLEISDKRLWRIVHHYVGRMLGELDLSKVATVGVDETASRRGQRYVTVFLDMQRKQEPVIFAVPGHGKDTIKAFSAFLAAHGGDPDNVAEVVCDMSQAFLSGVAEHLPRAEVTVDWFHIVQTFTKRLDEVRKKERREQGHPKSLRWALLKSLENENLTPKQLAALQELVADQSATSDAWVIKEKLRWIQKAPTPRAARWRITNYLKVMKAAVSEKPLLKPMGKALETLERHTDAVVRRWISGLTNARLEGMNGLFQAAWSRARGYRNEANFIAMIYLIGSPVGRLFDQAKST; translated from the coding sequence ATGGACGGCACCCAGATTCTGACCCTCGGCCTGGGCCTGGAAGCGCCCTGGATCCTCAAGGACCAGCACCTGGATACCGCCGTGTCACCCCACCGGCTGGACCTCTACGTCGAGGCCGAGCGGGGCAGCCTCTACCCCTGTCCTGACTGCGGCAAGGCCTGCCCGGCTCACGACTTCGCCGACAAGACCTGGCGGCATCTGAACTTCTTCCAGCACCACTGCTACCTGCATGCTCGCGTGCCGCGTACCAAGTGCCCGGTGCATGGCGTCAAGCGTATCGAGGTCCCTTGGGCGCGGCCGGGCAGCGACTTCACCCTGCTGTTCGAGCAAGCCGCCATGTCGTTGGTCAAGGAGATGCCGGTGCTGGCCGTCTCCCGGCAGCTGGAGATCTCCGACAAGCGGCTGTGGCGCATCGTGCATCACTACGTCGGTCGGATGCTGGGGGAGCTGGACCTGTCCAAGGTGGCCACCGTCGGTGTTGATGAAACCGCCTCCCGGCGCGGCCAGCGCTATGTGACGGTGTTCCTCGATATGCAGCGCAAGCAGGAGCCGGTGATCTTCGCCGTCCCCGGCCACGGCAAGGACACCATCAAGGCCTTCAGCGCCTTCCTGGCGGCTCATGGCGGCGATCCGGACAACGTGGCCGAGGTCGTCTGTGACATGTCACAGGCCTTCCTGAGCGGCGTGGCCGAGCATCTTCCCAGGGCCGAGGTCACGGTCGACTGGTTTCATATCGTGCAGACCTTCACCAAGCGGCTGGACGAGGTACGCAAGAAGGAGCGCCGGGAGCAGGGACACCCCAAGTCGCTGCGCTGGGCCCTGCTGAAGAGCCTGGAAAACGAGAACCTGACGCCCAAGCAGCTGGCGGCGCTCCAGGAACTGGTGGCTGACCAGAGCGCCACGTCCGACGCCTGGGTGATCAAGGAGAAGCTGCGCTGGATCCAGAAGGCCCCGACACCGCGAGCGGCCCGGTGGCGTATCACGAACTACCTCAAGGTCATGAAGGCGGCGGTCTCGGAGAAGCCACTGCTGAAGCCCATGGGAAAAGCTCTGGAGACGCTGGAGCGGCACACCGACGCGGTGGTCAGGCGCTGGATCTCGGGGCTGACGAACGCGCGACTGGAAGGGATGAACGGCTTGTTCCAGGCGGCTTGGTCACGCGCACGCGGCTACCGGAACGAGGCCAACTTCATCGCCATGATCTACCTGATTGGTAGCCCAGTGGGCCGCCTGTTCGATCAGGCCAAATCCACGTGA